caatgctagcTGACACTAGGCGTCCATTGTGGCTCTGTAAGTGTGTTTAATAGTTACCGGACACAACGCAGTGCTAGCTGACACTAGGCGTCCATTGTGGCTCTGTAAGTGTGTTTAATAGTTACCGGACACAACACAGTGCTAGCTGACACTAGGTGTCCATTGTGGCTCTGTAAGTGTGTTTAATAGTTACCGGACACAACACAGTGCTAGCTGACACTAGGTGTCCATTGTGGCTCTGTAAGTGTGTTTAATAGTTACCGGACACAACACAGTGCTAGCTGACACTAGGCGTCCATTGTGGCTCTGTAAGTGTGTTTAATAGTTACCGGACACAACACAGTGCTATAGCTGACACATTGTGGCTCTGTAATGGCATGGCCGTCCATTTTCCAATGTTACAAAGCAGGGTGAAAAGCTGAACAGGTAAATGCTATTGTAGACCATAAAAGTATTACGTCTTATTGGCTTGCCTGTTCAGCTTTTCACACTGCTTTGTAACATTGTAAAATGGACGGCCATGCCATTACAGTGAACAATCGTGCAATGTTTGTTTTGCTCTGTTGGTATGTTTTGAAGTGAACAGGTAGGCCATCTCATTGGTTGGATGGTTTCTAAGGTGAGAAGCTAATTGGACAGACAGATCTGACATAAACATGACGTCAGTCCATGGGGTTTTCTCGTTTGGGTAAAAGTCTGTCTTCCGTCatgtcctccgtcctctctcctccgtgaccCAGAAACTGATATGTGGTCAATTCACTAGTAGACCGAACGAAGGAGTGTCCTCCACTCCTCGATAGCCTCCTTTCTGGCGAGGAAGCACAAGTGTATCTTATCTGAGTCTGTGGCAGAAGAGTTTTGATATCTGCCACCCCCCCTTTGAATCAGTTGATGTATTGTTGGAAGAGAAAACCATGCACACGTTTAAAAACAATTTGCTACTCATAGTTTGATCTATAAAACTAACTTCATATGTTTTGAtcactttacacatttattttgggatccacccctgGAAACGTaatttattttgggatccacccctgGAAACGTAATTTATTTTCGGATCCGCCCCTGGAAATgtcatttattttgggatccacccctggaaatgtctctttttttttttcgATCCACCCCTAGAAACGTCATTTGATTTGGGATCCACCCCTGGAAACGTCATTTATTTTGGGCTCCACCCCTGTGAACatcatttattttgggatccacccctTTGAACGTCATTTATTTTGGAATCCACCCCTGTGAACgtcatttattttgggatccaccTCTGGAAatgccatttattttgggatccacccctgGAAACGTaatttattttgggatccacccctgGAAACgtcatttattttgggatccgCCCCTGGAAACgtcatttattttgggatccgCCCCTGGAAACgtcatttattttgggatccgCCCCTGGAAACgtcatttattttgggatccgCCCCTGGAAACgtcatttattttgggatccgCCCCTGGAAACgtcatttattttgggatccgCCCCTGGAAACgtcatttattttgggatccgCCCCTGGAAACgtcatttattttgggatccgCCCCTGAAAACgtcatttattttgggatccgcccctgaaaacatatattttgggatccacccctgGAAACgtcatttattttgggatccacccctgGAAACgtcatttattttgggatccacccctgGAAACgtcatttattttgggatccgCCCCTGGAAACgtcatttattttgggatccacccctgGAAACgtcatttattttgggatccgCCCCTGAAAACATATATTTTGGGATCCGCCCCTGGAAAGTCATTTATTTAGGGATCCGCCCCTGGAAATGTCATTTATTTTGGGATCTGCCCCTGGAAATGTCATTTATTTTCGGATCCGCCCCTGGAAACGTAATTTACCTGATGATGCACGAGTTGAGAAGGACCGTCTCGTTTCAAGCAAGCGCCTTTCCTTCCATGTTCACTCTCCTCCATTACCTTTcacctttttcaaaaggaggacggaggagaggacagaggagaggacggaggagaacAAATCTAATTGATAAAAGGCcaattgtcacgtcctgaccatagtgcttatgtgttttgcttgttttagtgttggtcagaacgtgagctgggtgggcattctatgttgtgtgtctagtttgtctgtttctgtgttcaacctaatatggttctcaatcagaggcagctgtcaatcgttgtccctgattgagaatcatatataggtggcttgttttgtgttggggattgtgggtggttgtttcctgtgtcagtgtttgtgccacactagactgttacggttagttcatttgttattttgtatagtgtcttgtttTCGTGTTCATTAAAttatcatggaaacttaccacgctgcacattggtcctccgatccctctcgcctctcctcgtacgaggaggaggaagagctagactgccgttacaccaATGCCTTCAGTTTCCTCAACATCATGTTTGCCCTAAAGCAACAGAATTAATAACACATTATAAAAAATAACACCACAGTCTGATTGGCAGCCTTTTAAATATACATAGAAATCAAATATTCAACCAGAATCTCTAATCATCAGAAAATCTCTGAATATCAATGAGGACCGTTGTGTGATGTATGAATGTTCACCTTTtgttgatgtgtctgtgtgtcttgtgtgtgtctgtgtgtgcgtctgtgtgtgtgtgtgtgtgtttgtgtagtggcAGTCCTGTACCCgtgtcctctatctcctctcctcttctcctccccctctcctgtcctttctctctcgctgtctctctctctttctctctctctggcaggcAGCCGGTGATAATGacgcagagagaaaaaaagaagggagagagaaagaagggggagagaatggagggagggagggagagagagagagagcagatgctGTATGGAACAGATGAGGCCTAGACCTAGATGGTAGAATATAGCCTAACTAGCCTAACTGATGAAACAGAAGAGCAGgtatgtagagagagatggaatgaggGGAAAGAGGGCAAAATAAAGAGGCATAGTTTCACTCACACAGCGCTCTGTGTGGCTATGTGACGTCATCAACACCCTGCGTCACTGAGTGTGTCATTGGactatgtgtgtgtctggggcACAGGGCTAGTCAAGtaacagagtcacacacacaatgGGCATGTTTCAAACCAGACTTGACTCTCTGGCCTCTAGGGAAAGACGTGTGAGAGGGTCAGAGAGACGAGACACTGCATGGTACGGTATAGAACTTGTTTTTGTTTGGCACAGAATGGATGGATTTGTTCGTATGGGAATACATCACTGCTGCATAGACAGTGGCTAGTGTTGTTGTGATGAATGacgttgtgtgtatgtatgtgtgtgctgcTGACTTCCTGCTTCAGCCCTCAACCAGAGGGTCGGGATgctctgttgtcatggtgatgcGGGAAATGAGAAAACCGGGATTATGTGAATTTGTGCGCAGGCAgaaacgaagagagagagagtgagagagagggaggagagtgagagagagtgagtgagagagagagggaggagagagtgagtgagtgagagagagagggaggagagcagaaGTGGAGAGAAacgggagtacaggagggaccgATGCTGAGGGAAGCTTCTTGCTGTGTTTTCATCAGGGTTATTACCAGTGGTTCTTGAACAAGacgtctgctgctgctgcttctgggATACtgcgaccacacacacacactcgctcttacacatacacgctttctctcgctctctctcttgctcacacacacacacatacacacactcgcttgctctcgaacacacacacacacactctactggCCTTGTCAGCATGGCCATGGACCGTGATGTCAACAGTGATGGTGGCGTGTGTGTGATGGTACAGTAGCTTTAGGACTGTGTTGACACACACATGACGAGCAGCACTTCCCAGGGGCCCAGCTGAGGGACACTACACAGGCCTGGCCAGGGGCCCTCCACGGCATGGTAAATACTCTGGGTTTACGTTTTAACCCCTACCACCGCCGACTATCTCTGCTAGCATGGATAACACTGTAGCAAGGAAAGAATGCTGAATAGTTTGACCACAGTGACTTTGTGTTTATGACTTGAGTTGCTTTGAGAAGACAGGTCTGTGTGTTGCTGTCTGTATGACGTGAAGGCTGAAGGGGAGGGATTCTGATTTGGGGAGATTTAGCTAATAGCTAGTTGTTTGTGAACATGTTCTTCACTGTTTGCATTGGTATTTGATGGAGATGTCTGTGTGGATAGAGATGACAGGACTGGTGTTTTGTAGCGGTGTGTGAGGCTAGAAGGCGTGACTGATTGTTAGAGATATCTTGATACTGAATTGATTAAACTGctgccgctgtgtgtgtgtgtgtgtgtgtgtgtgtgggggggtgggggggtgctcAAGGTTGTATTTGTATACAGCGGCTATACACATTAgatgtcgaccgattatgatttttcaacgccgatactgataccgattaatggaggaccaaaaaaagtcgataccgattaaatcggccaatctttttatatatatatttgtaataatgacaattacaacaatactgaatgaacacttttattttaacttaatataatatatcaataaaatcaatttagtctcaaataaataatgaaacatgttcaatttggtttaaataatgcaaaaacaaagtgttggagaagaaagtaaaagtgcaatatgtgccatgtaaaaaagctaatgtttaagttccttgctcagaacatgagaacatatgaaagctggtggttccttttaacatgagtcttcaatattcccaggtaagaagttttaggttgtagatattataggaattataggactatttctctctataccatttgtgtttcatatacatttgactattggatgttcttataggcactatagtattgccagcctaatctcgggagttgataggcttgaagtcataaacagcgtaatgcttgaagcacagcgaagagctgctggcaaactcaggaatgtgctgtttgaatgaatgcttacaagcctgctgctgcctaccaccgctcagtcagactgctctatcaaatatcaaatcatagacttaattataatataataaacacagaaatacgagccttaggtcattaatatggtcgaatccggaaactatcatttcgaaaacaaaacgtttattctttcagtgaaatacggaaccgttccgtattttatctaacgtgtggcatccataagtctacaTATTGcggttacattgcacaaccttcaagtatgtcataattatgtacaattctggcaaattaattacgttctttgttaggaagaagtggtcttcacacagttcgcaacgagccaggcggcccaaactgctgcatataccctgactctgcttgcacagaacgcaagagaagtgacacaatttccctagttaaaataaattcatgttagcaggcaatattaactaaatatgcaggtttaaaaagatatacttgtgtattgattttaaagaaaggcattgatgtttatggttaggtacacattggtgcaacgacagtgcttttttcgcgattgcgcttgttaaatcacccgtttggcgaagtaggctgtgattcgaaaataaattaacattatatgcaacgcaggacaagctagttaaactagtaatatcatcaaccatgtgtagttaactagtgactatgttaagattgattgttttttataagatacgtttaatgctagctagcaacttaccttggctccttgctgcactcacgtaaaaggtggtcagcctgccacgcagtgtCCTCGttgagtgcaatgtaatcggccataatcggtgtccagaaatgccgattaccgattgttttGAAAACtagaaatcggccctaattaatcggccattccgattaatccgTCGACCTCTAATACACATCATATCATCTTTAAAGTGTAGTAGATGTTGTTAGATGCTCTGAAacaatggagagagacagacagagagaatagtGGGGTCTGAATAGAAATCACAACCTTATAGACAGATGCTTATTGGCTGCCATTACAGTACATGATTTCTCCTTAACGTGGGTCATTTATCATGCCCTAATGATTAAAGGAAACCAAGGGAATATTGTTATGTGTAGAACAGGAAGATAAATTGCCGTGCTCAGCTCAAATGTTTTGGGTGCCGGCTTCAAAAGGCATATACTGGAAGAAAGTACAAAAAACGCactcacagaacacacacagcaaATAAAATGTTCTAATGTGCTGCTGTAAATAGTTTGTTTATGCTAGTCATGTCTTCTGTCAGTACACCTGTGAATTTACTCCTTTCACAATGACAAAGGGGACGGAACACAAACAAAGGGGCCACAATTACACCCAGAACCTCCTGAATCACAGCTGCAGAGCTCTAGTGTGCTGCTCTAGTGTGCTGCTCTAGTGTGCTGCTCTAGTGTGCTGCTGAAATGCCTGTCCTTGAGATATCTCCCGTGAAATCTGTCCTTAGGAAAGGTGTCTGGAGTGGACTGTGATGAGGCTGCATTTCCCATCACCTCGCTCCANNNNNNNNNNNNNNNNNNNNNNNNNNNNNNNNNNNNNNNNNNNNNNNNNNNNNNNNNNNNNNNNNNNNNNNNNNNNNNNNNNNNNNNNNNNNNNNNNNNNCCCCCAGAAGACATGTTATAAAAAATAACATGAACACCTCCTATGAATACCCtctttataatgcattataatgcCTTTTCTAACGCCTTATGGGCTATGCATAATGCATTATAATGCATGGGTTATAATATCTGCTTAGTAACATCTATAACAATACTGCAATAAGAGTTATATTAAGGTACTTAACTTTTAAACCTtctttaaaaatatttaaaacaaaaaaagTTGAACATGGTGAAGAAAAGAAGATGAAGAAAAGAAAAAAGGGGATGAGAGAAACATCTAAATGGTATCCTACTGTACCCTTTACCAGGATCAAAGAACAGGATGCCATACCTCTCCACGTCTCACAGTGTGGGAATACCCTTTACCAGGATCAAAGAACAGGACGCCATACCTCTCCACGTCTCACAGTGTGGGAATACCCTTTACCAGGATCAAAGAACAGGACGCCATACCTCTCCACGTCTCACAGTGTGGGAATACCCTTTACCAGGATCAAAGAACAGGACGCCATACCTCTCCACGTCTCACAGTGTGGGAATACCCTTTACCAGGATCAAAGAACAGGACGCCATACCTCTCCACGTCTCACAGTGTGGGAATACCCTTTACCAGGATCAAAGAACAGGACGCCATACCTCTCCACGTCTCACAGTGTGGGAATACCCTTTACCAGGATCAAAGAACAGGATGCCATACCTCTCCACGTCTCACAGTGTGGGAATACCCTTTACCAGGATCAAAGAACAGGACGCCATACCTCTCCACGTCTCACAGTGTGGGAATACCCTTTACCAGGATCAAAGAACAGGACGCCATACCTCTCCACGTCTCACAGTGTGGGAATACCCTTTACCAGGATCAAAGAACAGGACGCCATACCTCTCCACGTCTCACAGTGTTGGAATACCCTTTACCAGGATCAAAGAACAGGACGCCATACCTCTCCACGTCTCACAGTGTGGGAATACCCTTTACCAGGATCAAAGAACAGGACGCCATACCTCTCCACGTCTCACAGTGTTGGAATACCCTTTACCAGGATCAAAGAACAGGATGCCATACCTCTCCACGTCTCACAGTGTTGGAATACCCTTTACCAGGATCAAAGAACAGGACGCCATACCTCTCCACGTCTCACAGTGTGGGAATACCCTTTACCAGGATCAAAGAACAGGACGCCATACCTCTCCACGTCTCACAGTGTGGGAATACCCTTTACCAGGATCAAAGAACAGGACGCCATACCTCTCCACGTCTCACAGTGTGGGAATACCCTTTACCAGGATCAAAGAACAGGACGCCATACCTCTCCACGTCTCACAGTGTGGGAATACCCTTTACCAGGATCAAAGAACAGGACGCCATACCTCTCCACGTCTCACAGTGTGGGAATACCCTTTACCAGGATCAAAGAACAGGACGCCATACCTCTCCACGTCTCACAGTGTGGGAATACCCTTTACCAGGATCAAAGAACAGGACGCCATACCTCTCCACGTCTCACAGTGTGGGAATACCCTTTACCAGGATCAAAGAACAGGACGCCATACCTCTCCACGTCTCACAGTGTGGGAATACCCTTTACCAGGATCAAAGAACAGGACGCCATACCTCTCCACGTCTCACAGTGTGGGAATACCCTTTACCAGGATCAAAGAACAGGACGCCATACCTCTCCACGTCTCACAGTGTGGGAATACCCTTTACCAGGATCAAAGAACAGGACGCCATACCTCTCCACGTCTCACAGTGTGGGAATACCCTTTACCAGGATCAAAGAACAGGACGCCATACCTCTCCACGTCTCACAGTGTGGGAATACCCTTTACCAGGATCAAAGAACAGGACGCCATACCTCTCCACGTCTCACAGTGTGGGAATACCCTTTACCAGGATCAAAGAACAGGACGCCATACCTCTCCACGTCTCACAGTGTGGGAATACCCTTTACCAGGATCAAAGAACAGGACGCCATACCTCTCCACGTCTCACAGTGTTGGAATACCCTTTACCAGGATCAAAGAACAGGACGCCATACCTCTCCACGTCTCACAGTGTTGGAATACCCTTTACCAGGATCAAAGAACAGGATGCCATACCTCTCCACGTCTCACAGTGTGGGAATACCCTTTACCAGGATCAAAGAACAGGATGCCATACCTCTCCACGTCTCACAGTGTTGCATTACCAGTAGTTGAATATGTGCAAGTGtgtttatattcatatggaagaACCACTTCAGTTTTTTCAATGGAACAATAGCAAGTATATTAGATTAAGTAATACATGATAATTGATTGTATTTATATGGCTCTATTCCAGTAATACAtgataattgattgtatgtatatGGCTCTATTCCAGTAATACAtgataattgattgtatgtatatGGCTCTATTCCAGTAATACAtgataattgattgtatgtatatGGCTCTATTCCAGTAATACAtgataattgattgtatgtatatGGCTCTATTCCAGTAATACAtgataattgattgtatgtatatGGCTCTATTCCAGTAATACAtgataattgattgtatgtatatGGCTCTATTCCAGTAATACAtgataattgattgtatgtatatGGCTCTATTCCAGTAATACATGATAATTGATTGTATTTATATGGCTCTATTCCAGTAATACAtgataattgattgtatgtatatGGCTCTATTCCAGTAATACATGATAATTGATTGTATATATATGTCTCTATTCCAGTAATACAtgataattgattgtatgtatatGGCTATATTCCAGTAATACAtgataattgattgtatgtatatGGCTCTATTCCAGTAATACAtgataattgattgtatgtatatGGCTCTATTCCAGTAATACAtgataattgattgtatgtatatGGCTCTATTCCAGTAATACAtgataattgattgtatgtatatGGCTCTATTCCAGTAATACAtgataattgattgtatgtataGGGCTCTATTCCAGTAATACAtgataattgattgtatgtatatGGCTCTATTCCAGTAATACAtgataattgattgtatgtatatGGCTCTATTCCAGTAATACAtgataattgattgtatgtatatGGCTCTATTCCAGTAATACAtgataattgattgtatgtatatGGCTCTATTCCAGTGATACAtgataattgattgtatgtatatGGCTCTATTCCAGTAATACAtgataattgattgtatgtatatGGCTCTATTACAGTAATACAtgataattgattgtatgtatatGGATCTATTACAGTAATACATGATAATTGATTGTATTTATATGGCTCTATTCCAGTAATACAtgataattgattgtatgtatatGGCTCTATTCCAGTAATACAtgataattgattgtatgtatatGGCTCTATTCCAGTAATACATGATAATTTATTGTATGTATATGGCTCTATTCCAGTGATACATGATAATTGATTGTATTTATATGTCTCTATTCCAGTAATACATGATAATTTATTGTATGTATATGGCTCTATTCCAGTAATACATGATAATTGATTGTATTTATATGGCTCTATTCCAGTAATACAtgataattgattgtatgtatatGGCTCTATTACTGATGCTCAACATGGGCTTTACATAGCACATTACATACACATTTATATGACAATGGATATATGATACTGATGAGCTCTTGAGACACTCATTGTATTTAAAACATCTATGGCGGTGGATTCTTCCATAGGGATATAaagcctatatacagtatatctcttgACCAGAGTAATGCCAGCCTAGGAGACCGATTGCAAAGATTTCTCTTTGCTCCATCCTATGAGGAGTGTGTTGTGCGGAAACAGATCAGTCAGCAGTCAGGTCCAAATGCTAACTTGAGGTCCGTGTACGCAACTCAAGTTGACTTCTATGCAGGATTTATGCAAAAGTTCAAGTTAAGTGCACAGACCGCTAGCTAGGATTCAAACCCTCAGTCACCATGTCAACCCAAACAGGGAAACCagtccacacatacacacacacttagcctgatcccagatctgtttgtgataTCATGTCAACTAATAAATGAAAAGGTGACATGATAGCACTAACAGATCTGAGATCAAGCCAACACACACTAACAACTTGAAGCGGTAGCAGTGTGCCAAGCAAAGCCCTCACTGTACCTGAGATCTCATGTGCTCTGAGCTCGTTGTACTTATAGGCCTGTTCCATGGGCTTGATGGCTGAGTGGTAGATCTTACGTAACTTCTGAATAGCagctggagggggagagaaagagagagaatgaggggagGATGGTAAGAACAGGGTTCAAATGACAGCGGGGGATAGGAGAGGCTGGGCATCCCGCATAACAATTAGGGCCACCATATGAATTTAAACATCAATGTAAGCCCCCCCATAATTGTCAAAAATATCAATGTCAGGCACCCCCAAGTGGCTTCGGGCAACCCCAAGAGTCTATATATTTTAAGTGTGGTATTGGGCACCCCCAAGAGTCAAAGTATTTGAACCCTGGTATCCATGGTAAGAAGGAATGTAGATGGaatgagatagagggagggaggtagagttggatggaatgagagagagagggaggtagagttgGTTTATGTAAGAGGAAAGGTAGAACGGTAAGAGAAGGTAAGACACGGGTAAGAGAAGGAAACATAATAAGATGATAAGGAGTGTAGATgaaagaaaggagaaagagaggtagagtacAGGAGTTTCAGTTCAACAGGAGCGGTAGAACGGTAAGAAAAGGTTAGATTAAATGACAAACAAGTCATTATGGAATGAGAATGAGTTGgagggttcagagagagagagggatgagagagagagagagagggagggagaggagataaAAGGAAAACAGATTAAAAACAGAAGATTTGGGACTCGTTAATACTAACGATGTTACCCATTAGCGCTAATGGAGAAGAGGTCCATTAAGGCTCTGGCACCACGTGTTTCTTTCTCTAACTAAAGCTATAGGGTGCGTGCCAAAAAGCACCCTATTcgttatatagtgcactactttttaccagagccctatgagcctggtgaaaagtagtgcactatatacagacTAGGGTGCAATTTGGAAGGCACTCATACACAGGCAAGTACCCACAGACCCATAGAGGATCACCCATCATTACTTTCTATGATGTGCTTCATTAACCCATAGATTAGTATAATGACACATCAGAGCAGGACTGGGAACATACTGAGTACATTTATCTGAACAGAAATATGCATTTTTCTCTGTAATAACACTACTGGCATTTGACAGGTAATTAATAGACATAAGGCGACACATTCAGAACCAattctacatcccaaatggcatcctattccctatttagtgcactacttttgatcagagccatatgggccctgctcaaaggaagtgcactacacagggaatagggtgctatttggtacATGTCCCATGTCACACCAGGTG
The sequence above is a segment of the Salvelinus alpinus chromosome 1, SLU_Salpinus.1, whole genome shotgun sequence genome. Coding sequences within it:
- the LOC139567783 gene encoding sarcalumenin-like, whose amino-acid sequence is MKGIVSICCFFSLLVLALAEEEVEDVLSNILRDRSHIDETLRLASEENAAENYHAAIQKLRKIYHSAIKPMEQAYKYNELRAHEISGTVRALLGTLLPLQVVSVCWLDLRSVSAIMSPFHLLVDMISQTDLGSG